A window of Candidatus Bathyarchaeota archaeon contains these coding sequences:
- a CDS encoding DegT/DnrJ/EryC1/StrS family aminotransferase, whose amino-acid sequence MIPINKPSMDEEEVQAVLEVMRKGPVTNALGAGPKVLEFEKMFAEFAGVKHAVAVNTGTAALHAAVMAVGVGRDDEVIVPSFTFVATAEAVVLAGAKPVFTDIDPETYTLSPEAVKKAITKKTKAILPVDLYGFSADMKPLREIAAKHGLGLVEDAAQAHGATYAGKPAGSFSDAACWSLYASKNMMTGEGGVVTTNDDKIDEKLRMIRTHGEKAKYASEMLGSNYRMPELEAAIGIVQMKKLPGFVAKRRRNAQQLTKILSKSNKLVLPYETKTCQHSWYLYTARLKDATETERNKLLENLKAKGIGAEAYYVNPINTMPFYRENYGVKALPETEKAAKQVFSLPVHPAVTEEEIKFIGETVLSLL is encoded by the coding sequence TTGATACCAATTAACAAGCCAAGCATGGACGAAGAAGAAGTCCAAGCAGTCCTAGAAGTTATGCGTAAAGGACCCGTAACCAACGCCTTAGGCGCAGGGCCAAAAGTCCTTGAATTCGAAAAAATGTTCGCTGAATTCGCAGGCGTCAAACATGCAGTCGCCGTAAACACTGGCACAGCCGCTCTACACGCCGCTGTTATGGCGGTCGGCGTTGGGCGCGACGACGAGGTTATTGTGCCCAGTTTTACTTTCGTGGCGACGGCTGAGGCGGTTGTTTTGGCAGGCGCTAAACCCGTTTTCACCGACATCGACCCCGAAACCTACACGCTTTCCCCAGAAGCCGTAAAGAAGGCCATTACCAAAAAAACCAAGGCGATTTTGCCTGTTGATCTCTATGGTTTCTCAGCCGACATGAAGCCACTTAGAGAAATAGCAGCAAAACATGGGTTGGGTTTGGTTGAGGATGCGGCTCAAGCACATGGAGCAACCTATGCGGGGAAACCTGCGGGTTCATTTTCTGACGCCGCCTGCTGGAGTCTCTATGCAAGCAAGAACATGATGACAGGCGAAGGCGGAGTCGTTACCACCAACGATGACAAAATCGACGAAAAACTCCGCATGATCCGCACTCATGGCGAGAAAGCAAAATACGCCTCTGAGATGTTGGGAAGCAACTACCGTATGCCTGAATTGGAAGCAGCCATTGGAATCGTCCAAATGAAGAAGTTACCCGGTTTTGTAGCTAAACGTCGCCGTAACGCTCAGCAGCTTACAAAAATCCTCTCAAAATCCAACAAGCTGGTTTTGCCTTACGAAACCAAGACTTGCCAGCATAGCTGGTACCTCTACACCGCGCGACTAAAGGATGCAACTGAAACGGAACGCAATAAGCTTCTTGAAAACCTCAAAGCTAAAGGCATAGGCGCCGAAGCTTACTATGTGAACCCGATAAATACGATGCCGTTCTACCGTGAAAACTATGGTGTTAAGGCGTTGCCTGAAACAGAAAAAGCAGCTAAGCAGGTGTTTTCGCTGCCTGTGCACCCTGCGGTTACTGAGGAAGAAATCAAGTTCATAGGCGAAACCGTTCTCAGCCTATTGTAG
- a CDS encoding cyclophilin-like fold protein, giving the protein MSTDEGVSRVKVKFLIEGLGEAEGELVRFLAPRTIDTIMRKLPMEGRAAIWKEEVYFEIPLKMGEEKAKPTVEQGTIAFWPMGSALCVFYGKSQPYSPVSILGKITSNLDLFKQVKSGATIKIAPA; this is encoded by the coding sequence TTGAGTACCGATGAAGGCGTCTCCAGAGTTAAAGTTAAGTTCCTCATAGAAGGTTTAGGTGAAGCTGAAGGAGAACTCGTCCGCTTCCTCGCACCCAGAACCATAGACACCATCATGCGAAAACTGCCAATGGAAGGCAGAGCAGCGATATGGAAAGAGGAAGTCTACTTTGAAATTCCCCTCAAGATGGGTGAAGAAAAAGCTAAACCCACTGTTGAACAGGGCACCATAGCGTTTTGGCCCATGGGCAGCGCCTTATGCGTCTTTTACGGGAAATCTCAACCCTACAGTCCTGTGAGCATACTGGGAAAAATCACAAGTAACCTTGACCTGTTTAAGCAGGTGAAAAGTGGCGCGACAATAAAAATCGCGCCTGCCTAG
- a CDS encoding 30S ribosomal protein S25e — translation MGGKKKLGIKQMEKQQEDKAADDKAKKKEEKKGPPQKKTTIGVLPPDAKDQKIVAEVKKMGVLTPYAISTRYGIRISAAKDFLEQLEANGAIQLVSGSHSLKVYKPAA, via the coding sequence ATGGGTGGAAAAAAGAAGCTTGGCATAAAGCAGATGGAAAAGCAGCAAGAAGACAAAGCCGCAGACGATAAAGCGAAGAAGAAAGAAGAAAAGAAAGGCCCGCCACAGAAGAAAACAACCATAGGCGTTTTGCCTCCAGACGCAAAAGACCAAAAAATCGTAGCTGAAGTCAAAAAAATGGGTGTCCTAACCCCATACGCAATTTCAACACGTTACGGTATACGCATCAGTGCAGCAAAAGACTTTCTAGAACAGCTGGAAGCAAACGGAGCAATCCAACTCGTCTCCGGAAGCCACAGCCTAAAGGTCTACAAACCAGCAGCTTAA
- a CDS encoding radical SAM protein gives MKDIKQTKSICPECLKALDATIYEDEGKVFIKKTCPQHGLYSELYWSDYDQYMRAEKFRCEGDGVENPRTQKKLGCPSDCGLCPEHHSHTALAIIDITNRCNLKCPVCFANANYAGYVYEPTMEQVVGMLENLRATKPVPAQALQFSGGEPTIRKELPDMVRKAKELGFNHVEVNTNGLRLSQDVEFAKELKAAGVSTIYLQFDGLTPDVYKYIRGIDLLDIKMKAIENLRAAGWNSVVLVVTLVKGVNDSQLGDIINFAAKNSDVVRCINVQPVSLCGRLPPNEREKIRITISDFMKKVEEQTNGVIKVSDFYPVPVVVPVSKAVGAIKDKRYVEFTAHPHCGMATFVFIENGKITPITRYGNIEKFVATLQGVYDDASKGSKSKAKLRLVGASRHIKFSFLRKYVLKVLLNGDYKSLGDFARSAVLISSMHFMDPYNFDLERVSRCVIHYAVPDGRIIPFCTMNSIHRAEVEKKLGIPIKEWQNKHKVEISQTV, from the coding sequence ATGAAAGATATCAAACAGACAAAAAGCATCTGCCCCGAATGCCTCAAAGCCCTCGACGCAACCATCTACGAGGACGAAGGCAAAGTTTTCATCAAAAAAACCTGCCCCCAACACGGGCTATACAGTGAGCTTTACTGGTCAGACTACGACCAATACATGCGCGCCGAAAAATTCCGATGCGAAGGCGACGGCGTAGAAAACCCCCGTACACAGAAGAAGCTGGGGTGCCCAAGCGACTGTGGACTCTGCCCCGAACACCACAGCCACACCGCACTAGCAATCATCGACATCACCAACCGATGTAACCTCAAATGCCCCGTCTGCTTTGCTAACGCAAACTATGCGGGCTACGTTTATGAGCCCACTATGGAGCAGGTTGTGGGTATGCTTGAGAATCTGCGCGCCACCAAACCAGTGCCTGCGCAGGCGCTTCAGTTCAGCGGCGGAGAACCCACCATCCGCAAAGAACTCCCCGACATGGTCAGAAAAGCCAAAGAACTCGGCTTCAACCATGTGGAAGTTAACACGAACGGTTTACGACTAAGCCAAGACGTAGAATTCGCCAAAGAACTCAAAGCGGCAGGCGTCAGCACAATCTATCTCCAATTCGACGGCTTAACCCCTGACGTATACAAGTACATCCGCGGCATCGACTTGCTGGACATAAAGATGAAGGCGATTGAGAACCTTCGAGCAGCAGGCTGGAACAGCGTCGTTTTGGTCGTCACATTAGTTAAAGGCGTTAACGACAGTCAACTGGGCGACATCATCAATTTCGCCGCCAAAAACAGCGACGTCGTCAGATGCATAAACGTCCAACCCGTCTCGCTCTGCGGACGTTTACCGCCTAACGAACGCGAAAAGATACGCATCACCATCTCCGACTTCATGAAGAAGGTCGAGGAGCAGACCAACGGTGTCATAAAAGTAAGCGACTTCTACCCCGTCCCCGTGGTTGTGCCTGTTTCCAAAGCTGTCGGCGCCATCAAAGACAAACGCTACGTCGAATTCACCGCGCACCCCCACTGCGGCATGGCAACTTTCGTGTTCATCGAAAACGGCAAAATCACACCCATCACCCGATACGGCAACATAGAAAAATTCGTCGCAACCCTTCAAGGCGTCTACGACGATGCTTCCAAAGGCAGTAAAAGCAAAGCTAAACTTCGCCTTGTCGGTGCAAGCCGCCACATCAAATTCAGCTTCCTTCGCAAGTACGTCTTAAAAGTGCTCTTAAACGGTGACTACAAGTCGCTGGGCGACTTCGCCCGCTCTGCAGTGCTAATTTCCTCGATGCACTTCATGGATCCCTACAACTTTGACCTCGAAAGAGTCTCCCGATGTGTCATCCACTATGCTGTTCCTGACGGTAGAATCATACCTTTCTGCACCATGAACTCAATTCACCGCGCTGAAGTAGAAAAGAAACTTGGCATCCCAATCAAAGAGTGGCAAAACAAACATAAGGTTGAAATAAGCCAGACAGTCTAG
- a CDS encoding TrmB family transcriptional regulator, producing MSVDDETRAALREMGLNTYEIDSYIVLVSGGQMTAMEVSEQANVPYSKMYEVLNSLKEKGWIKSTESRPFKYYPVPPIEATRFTKLRLENKYAALENTVAETLQPLYEQRELVERPEMMILRGQQAVLTKLEDILKKASVEIVVAAPEFAKPVIALAEPLLGSGLKKSVSIKFMAAGKKSDWEFVKRFGGLGEIRLRDHMFGGGIIADGKEAMLFLGEEKPSLVIWSNHVGLVGFAREYFQFLWDSSATI from the coding sequence ATGTCAGTTGATGATGAAACCCGCGCTGCACTACGCGAAATGGGCTTAAACACCTACGAAATCGACTCCTACATAGTTCTCGTGAGCGGCGGGCAAATGACCGCCATGGAAGTCAGCGAACAAGCCAACGTACCCTACAGCAAAATGTACGAAGTCCTAAACAGCCTAAAAGAAAAAGGATGGATAAAAAGCACCGAAAGCCGCCCCTTCAAGTACTACCCCGTTCCACCCATCGAAGCCACACGATTCACAAAACTGCGACTCGAAAACAAATACGCCGCATTAGAAAACACAGTTGCCGAAACCCTGCAGCCCCTCTATGAGCAAAGAGAACTGGTTGAACGCCCAGAAATGATGATTCTGCGGGGACAACAAGCGGTTCTCACAAAACTGGAAGATATTCTAAAAAAAGCCTCCGTTGAGATTGTAGTGGCAGCGCCAGAATTCGCTAAACCTGTAATCGCCTTAGCTGAACCGCTACTTGGAAGCGGACTGAAAAAGAGTGTAAGCATCAAGTTTATGGCTGCAGGCAAAAAAAGCGACTGGGAGTTTGTCAAAAGATTCGGCGGCTTAGGCGAAATCCGCCTCCGTGACCACATGTTCGGCGGCGGCATAATCGCAGACGGCAAAGAAGCCATGCTATTTCTGGGAGAAGAGAAGCCTTCGCTGGTTATCTGGAGCAACCATGTTGGACTGGTGGGGTTTGCTAGGGAATATTTCCAGTTCCTCTGGGACTCATCCGCCACCATATAG
- a CDS encoding ABC transporter permease, translating to MVSGRRIFADFKVFSRGFLRNKFGLFFGLIFPVVLILIFGAIFSGGSSGTTIVYAQNLDAGFGGQNLGNTFLSALNESSTLQVVTVDVSGDFAEYLADKSQSDGIVIPADFSQNYITAQPVNITVYGNPASSTSAIVSGTVNGFAGYFNLQRYNGTAIIGLESKSVNTQQNKYIDYLIPGLIGFSVLTSPMFSLVNISSDYKKNKLFKQLSLTPLTKMEWLTSKMLWYIVLTIAGFLLMYTVGTLAFDAHITLSPLLIPFLILGPMLFASLGMLVGTVAKNPETAGVIGNIITFPMMFLAGTFFPISQMPEYLQTFAHVLPLFYVTEGLNNVMVYNNILGALIDIAVLTVITVIIFVLAVKMFKWRED from the coding sequence ATGGTTAGTGGTCGAAGAATCTTTGCAGACTTTAAAGTGTTTAGTCGAGGCTTTTTGCGTAACAAGTTCGGTTTGTTCTTTGGTTTAATTTTCCCAGTTGTGTTAATCCTCATTTTCGGGGCTATCTTTTCAGGTGGCAGCTCAGGAACCACTATCGTTTACGCCCAAAACTTGGACGCTGGTTTTGGGGGACAAAACTTGGGCAATACATTTCTTAGCGCGCTTAATGAATCAAGTACGTTGCAAGTGGTAACAGTAGATGTTAGCGGAGATTTCGCAGAATATCTTGCAGACAAATCCCAGTCGGATGGCATTGTCATACCTGCAGATTTTAGCCAAAACTACATAACAGCTCAACCTGTGAACATAACTGTCTACGGTAACCCTGCTTCGAGTACAAGCGCAATAGTTAGTGGAACGGTTAACGGCTTTGCAGGGTATTTCAACTTACAGCGCTACAATGGAACAGCAATTATCGGTTTGGAAAGTAAAAGTGTGAATACGCAACAGAACAAATACATCGACTATCTCATTCCCGGTCTAATCGGCTTCTCAGTGCTCACAAGCCCCATGTTCTCACTTGTCAACATTTCCAGTGATTACAAGAAAAACAAACTCTTCAAACAACTCAGCCTAACCCCGCTCACGAAGATGGAGTGGCTTACATCAAAAATGCTCTGGTACATCGTGTTAACAATTGCAGGTTTTCTGTTAATGTATACTGTAGGCACCCTTGCGTTCGATGCACATATCACTCTATCACCATTGCTTATACCCTTCCTGATTCTAGGTCCAATGCTGTTTGCGTCGCTTGGTATGCTTGTGGGTACCGTTGCCAAGAACCCTGAAACCGCAGGCGTGATCGGAAATATAATTACCTTCCCTATGATGTTTTTGGCCGGTACATTTTTCCCTATAAGTCAGATGCCAGAGTATCTGCAGACGTTCGCGCATGTTTTACCGTTGTTCTACGTCACTGAAGGTCTCAACAACGTCATGGTTTACAACAATATTCTAGGTGCACTTATCGACATAGCGGTTCTCACTGTTATCACTGTGATTATTTTTGTGTTAGCAGTGAAGATGTTTAAGTGGCGAGAAGACTAA
- a CDS encoding ABC transporter ATP-binding protein yields the protein MLPIEVTQLKKNYGSLKAVDGISFTVKEGEVFGLLGPNGAGKTTTIEIMEGLRERDGGDVKVLGLDPWKKGYELHKKIGVIPQEFTFMEKTTPREAILYYADLFNVKCDPDQILKDVLLDEKTKTYFEDLSGGQKRKTGLALSLVNNPDLLFLDEPTTGLDPNARRAIWEVIRSLKAKGKTIILTTHYLDEAQQLSDHVAIMDHGRIVAMGTTEEIIQKHGSGERLEIQGTQSLADYIKENTELDVYYDHPRGIITIPLKKKIDALAALAAAEQSGMEWGQIQTRQDSLDDVFIKLVSEPMGEQGEVAVENGKRRRR from the coding sequence ATGTTACCTATCGAAGTAACCCAGCTCAAAAAGAACTATGGCTCGCTGAAAGCGGTTGACGGCATATCCTTCACCGTCAAAGAAGGCGAAGTCTTCGGGCTCTTAGGCCCCAACGGCGCAGGCAAAACCACCACCATCGAAATCATGGAGGGCCTGCGTGAACGCGACGGCGGAGACGTAAAAGTCCTCGGTCTGGATCCATGGAAAAAGGGCTATGAACTCCATAAAAAAATCGGTGTCATCCCCCAAGAATTCACTTTTATGGAGAAAACCACCCCTAGAGAAGCTATTCTTTACTATGCCGATCTCTTTAACGTTAAATGCGACCCTGATCAAATTCTAAAAGACGTTCTTCTTGATGAGAAAACGAAAACTTATTTTGAAGATCTTTCAGGCGGTCAGAAACGCAAAACCGGTCTTGCTCTTTCTTTAGTCAACAACCCTGACTTATTATTCCTAGATGAACCCACTACAGGCTTAGACCCTAACGCACGCCGTGCTATCTGGGAGGTTATTCGGAGTCTTAAGGCCAAAGGAAAAACCATAATTCTGACTACTCACTACCTTGACGAAGCTCAACAACTCAGCGACCATGTTGCCATCATGGATCACGGCCGTATAGTTGCCATGGGAACCACGGAAGAGATTATCCAGAAACATGGTTCAGGTGAGCGCCTTGAGATTCAAGGGACCCAGAGTCTTGCAGATTACATTAAAGAAAATACCGAATTGGACGTCTACTATGACCATCCCCGCGGCATCATAACTATCCCCCTTAAGAAAAAGATTGATGCTTTAGCCGCGTTAGCAGCTGCAGAGCAGTCAGGCATGGAGTGGGGTCAAATACAAACACGTCAAGACAGCTTAGACGATGTCTTCATCAAGTTGGTCAGCGAACCAATGGGTGAGCAAGGCGAAGTCGCTGTCGAGAACGGCAAAAGGCGGAGGCGCTAA
- a CDS encoding UPF0147 family protein, whose translation MVRKKKTEEYEAKIKQALVVLGEVSEDSTTPRNIRRSAKDAMNALQGTEYTPAVKASNAVALLDEILQDPNMPPYTRVKLWNVMSLIEAIKD comes from the coding sequence ATGGTGCGAAAGAAGAAAACTGAAGAATATGAAGCCAAGATTAAGCAGGCACTGGTCGTGCTTGGCGAGGTTTCTGAAGATAGTACAACACCGAGGAACATTCGCCGAAGCGCAAAAGACGCCATGAACGCGCTACAGGGCACTGAGTATACCCCTGCCGTGAAAGCTTCAAACGCTGTGGCGTTGCTGGATGAGATTTTGCAGGATCCCAACATGCCGCCTTACACGCGAGTGAAACTCTGGAACGTCATGAGCTTAATAGAAGCCATAAAAGACTAG
- a CDS encoding UbiA family prenyltransferase — MLASLQGYSEFIAIQRGLMLFVVTLGGAFLVGNSTALLPALHLAAIVFCFWTFSDAINNIHDKELDATSDPKRAQFTEKLGKKAYYITYLFLGLTLFLSALTLNWLVFAVISVGLIIGFIYSAPPIRLRTTIVKPLVNFVFGAVAIFISGAHFGVFTLNVLLLTLLFGVVTTVNSIWGDLADYQSDKNSGARTLPVILGFRNGLFFTVILGCMLIPIMTYIGLMYSVYPVYYVVLAVVVSYMLTKLFIKRRMLSKNRENTSEQLSLGGLLSKDFVKITLVFSVTFAVCAFIR; from the coding sequence ATGCTTGCAAGTTTACAAGGCTACTCGGAATTCATCGCCATACAACGAGGGTTAATGCTGTTCGTGGTCACTTTAGGCGGAGCTTTCCTTGTTGGTAACTCAACTGCTTTACTTCCAGCTTTGCACCTTGCCGCTATCGTGTTTTGCTTCTGGACCTTTTCGGACGCAATCAACAACATACACGACAAGGAACTTGATGCTACTTCTGATCCTAAAAGAGCCCAATTCACCGAAAAATTAGGCAAAAAAGCTTACTACATAACTTACTTGTTCTTAGGGTTGACCTTGTTTTTGAGTGCACTCACATTAAACTGGCTTGTTTTCGCTGTGATTTCGGTAGGATTGATTATTGGTTTTATTTATTCGGCGCCACCGATACGGTTGAGAACAACCATCGTTAAACCGCTTGTTAACTTTGTCTTTGGAGCTGTGGCCATTTTTATTTCAGGGGCCCACTTCGGGGTTTTCACGTTGAATGTATTACTTTTGACGTTGCTTTTTGGGGTAGTTACAACTGTGAATAGCATCTGGGGCGACTTGGCGGATTATCAATCAGACAAAAACAGCGGCGCCCGAACCTTACCTGTAATTTTAGGTTTTAGAAACGGGTTATTTTTCACTGTTATCTTGGGCTGCATGTTAATTCCAATTATGACCTACATTGGGTTAATGTACTCAGTGTATCCTGTTTACTACGTGGTTTTAGCAGTCGTCGTCAGCTACATGCTGACTAAATTGTTCATAAAGCGGCGTATGTTGAGTAAAAACAGAGAAAACACATCAGAGCAACTGTCGCTTGGAGGTTTGTTGTCTAAGGATTTCGTTAAGATAACCTTGGTATTCAGCGTTACCTTCGCGGTGTGCGCCTTTATCCGCTGA
- a CDS encoding PQQ-binding-like beta-propeller repeat protein, whose translation MNKPKKQLVTILFIALLASSMATFLIAQTSAHTPPWNIPTFAHIYAATNPIGVGQQASIYLFLTPTYADTLMTNNYRFHNYELIITAPDGKVTTQKWDTIWDTTSNQIATFTPDQVGVYNLTFIFPGQRVNDYPHSPTSAYIDDYYLPSNATTTLTVQEEQILELPVNPLPTEYWSRPIYGENPFWYIISSNWLGSGMPGYGGMNGPNQRQFAPDAVGSQTAHIMWTKSLQPGGVVGGNNFEILGDTYFEGTAYQQRYVNPIIVYGRIYYKEPFSFSGTGGDTVCVDLQTGEEVWRKSDIPALSFAYISGVHTPNYHGVYPAILFTSNFANAYDADTGKPLFNVTGVPSGASVIGPLGEMIKYNFFNNGTSSNPDWYLTQWNSSLMWGGSSTAWNIQTTTTTTTTWQWENTTIYVNNVPQIQSKNVTTTTQTTAVQASRGIFYDYISESTQNKSISWRKSMPNTPTILGAIYNDILLCRNGSYPALGDNGQPYTYFAVDINKSRGTFGNVLWWKTVNPPAGNITTISFAGMDPSGYFCESYRQTQQFAFFNLRTGEFIRLSEPQAALDYYGSNGPGTLSNVVAYGRVYSCAYSGILYCYDMSTGKVLWTYGNGGVPGNTTYSGFEVPGPYPTFINAIGNGIIYTVTSEHTFQTPIYKGALARAINATDGTEIWTLSAATGEFAASSYAIADGYSTFFNSYDQQIYSVGRGPSKTTVQVGPKSLTLGGNVVIEGTVTDISAGTKQHEQASRFPDGVPVCGDSSMKDWMGYVYQQKPKPENFTGVNVKIAILDSNNNYRMVSATTDSRGSYSVTWTPDIPGDYKITASFEGTNGYWPSSSVTTFNVVEPEQPTPSPTPIPVSLVDQYFPAAVAAIIVSIFIVGAILALLMLKKRP comes from the coding sequence ATGAACAAACCTAAAAAACAATTAGTGACTATTCTGTTTATTGCACTATTAGCCTCTTCAATGGCAACCTTTCTGATAGCTCAAACATCAGCACACACTCCACCCTGGAATATTCCCACCTTCGCCCACATTTATGCTGCTACAAACCCCATAGGCGTCGGTCAACAAGCATCCATATACCTATTCCTCACTCCAACCTACGCAGATACACTTATGACAAATAACTACAGATTCCACAACTATGAACTCATAATAACCGCTCCCGACGGCAAGGTAACTACTCAGAAGTGGGACACGATTTGGGACACAACCTCAAACCAAATCGCCACGTTTACACCTGACCAAGTAGGCGTCTACAATTTGACGTTCATTTTCCCAGGACAACGTGTCAACGACTACCCACACAGCCCCACATCGGCCTACATCGACGACTACTATCTGCCTAGCAACGCGACAACAACCTTAACTGTTCAAGAAGAGCAAATTCTCGAATTACCTGTCAACCCACTGCCAACTGAATACTGGAGTCGCCCCATCTACGGTGAAAACCCATTCTGGTACATAATTTCTTCCAACTGGCTTGGAAGCGGCATGCCCGGCTATGGTGGCATGAATGGACCAAACCAACGCCAATTCGCACCTGACGCAGTTGGATCACAAACAGCCCACATAATGTGGACTAAATCGTTGCAGCCAGGTGGTGTGGTTGGAGGAAACAACTTTGAGATTCTAGGCGACACATACTTTGAAGGAACCGCCTACCAACAGCGATACGTTAACCCAATAATCGTATACGGTAGAATCTACTACAAAGAACCGTTCTCCTTTAGCGGAACTGGAGGAGACACGGTTTGCGTTGATTTGCAAACAGGCGAAGAGGTTTGGAGAAAATCAGACATACCTGCACTATCATTTGCCTACATATCTGGTGTACATACACCCAACTACCATGGAGTTTACCCAGCGATACTCTTCACTAGCAACTTCGCAAACGCATACGACGCAGATACAGGAAAACCGTTATTCAACGTGACAGGAGTACCCTCAGGTGCTAGTGTTATTGGCCCCTTAGGAGAAATGATAAAGTACAATTTCTTCAACAATGGCACCTCATCAAACCCCGATTGGTACTTAACTCAATGGAATTCAAGTCTGATGTGGGGCGGATCCAGCACAGCTTGGAACATACAAACAACAACCACTACTACTACCACATGGCAGTGGGAAAACACAACAATTTACGTGAATAATGTACCTCAGATTCAGAGCAAAAACGTGACTACTACAACCCAAACAACCGCCGTTCAAGCCAGCCGAGGAATATTCTATGACTACATAAGTGAGTCAACACAGAATAAATCGATCTCATGGCGTAAATCAATGCCTAATACACCAACAATACTTGGCGCTATTTACAACGACATCTTACTTTGCAGAAACGGATCATATCCCGCGTTAGGTGATAATGGTCAACCATACACGTACTTTGCAGTCGACATAAACAAGTCACGCGGCACCTTTGGCAACGTCCTATGGTGGAAAACAGTAAACCCGCCAGCAGGGAACATCACTACCATCTCGTTCGCAGGCATGGATCCATCTGGATACTTCTGCGAGTCATACAGACAAACCCAGCAGTTTGCATTCTTTAACCTACGTACAGGTGAATTCATCAGATTAAGTGAACCGCAAGCAGCGCTCGACTATTACGGCAGCAATGGACCAGGCACACTATCAAACGTAGTTGCCTACGGGCGCGTCTATAGCTGTGCATACTCAGGTATACTCTACTGTTATGATATGTCAACAGGCAAAGTTCTGTGGACTTACGGTAACGGCGGAGTACCAGGAAACACCACCTACAGCGGCTTTGAAGTCCCTGGACCATACCCAACATTCATCAACGCAATAGGTAATGGCATAATCTACACCGTCACCTCTGAACATACTTTCCAAACACCAATCTATAAAGGAGCATTGGCCAGAGCAATTAACGCAACCGACGGCACCGAAATCTGGACGCTTTCAGCTGCTACAGGAGAATTCGCTGCCTCAAGCTACGCAATCGCAGATGGATATTCAACTTTCTTCAACAGCTATGACCAACAAATCTATAGCGTCGGCAGAGGACCAAGCAAAACCACTGTGCAAGTCGGACCAAAGAGCTTAACACTAGGTGGAAACGTCGTTATTGAAGGCACAGTAACTGATATATCAGCTGGAACCAAACAGCACGAGCAAGCCTCTCGCTTCCCTGACGGTGTGCCCGTTTGTGGCGACAGCAGCATGAAAGACTGGATGGGCTACGTCTACCAACAAAAACCCAAACCCGAGAATTTCACTGGAGTCAACGTTAAGATAGCTATCTTGGACTCAAACAATAACTATCGAATGGTTTCGGCAACCACTGACAGTAGAGGTTCATACAGCGTAACTTGGACACCCGATATTCCAGGCGACTACAAAATTACGGCATCTTTCGAAGGAACCAACGGGTATTGGCCATCAAGTTCAGTAACCACCTTTAACGTAGTTGAACCAGAGCAACCAACCCCATCACCGACACCGATACCTGTATCGCTTGTTGATCAATACTTCCCAGCAGCAGTCGCAGCTATAATAGTTTCAATCTTCATTGTCGGCGCTATACTTGCATTGCTGATGCTAAAGAAACGTCCCTAA
- a CDS encoding winged helix-turn-helix domain-containing protein — MAVKKRSRTDIYLDVLDLLCKEGGRTGKASPTRVARRANLSYVRFQKILKHLVDVGMVRFTDSGILVTQRGINCLSQLREVNSLLSKVGLDF, encoded by the coding sequence ATGGCTGTGAAAAAACGTAGCAGAACTGACATCTATCTTGACGTGTTAGACCTATTATGTAAAGAGGGCGGCAGAACTGGAAAAGCCAGTCCAACACGTGTTGCTCGGCGGGCCAATCTTTCTTATGTTCGATTTCAGAAGATACTGAAACATTTGGTTGATGTGGGTATGGTTCGATTTACCGATAGTGGTATTCTAGTAACTCAGAGGGGGATTAATTGTTTGAGTCAGTTGCGTGAAGTAAATTCTTTGCTCAGCAAAGTTGGGCTTGATTTCTAG